The DNA sequence TGGCTAAAAATAAGAGCACTCTTGCTGATCACTGGCAAAAAGTCCCCTCCAGTATAAATTgtttagtatttttttttaaaaaaagaaaccttttTCTTCAAGCCAGCTGAAGTGGTTGAATCCAACTGgtttaaactttaaaaagttCCACTGCATTATCAGTTACAAAAAAAGTGTACGAAAACATGCCAACTACtctgtgcaaaaatatttttccccGACTACCCAAGCTTCTTAGACGTTGCCACAGAGTCACTTATCTTTTTGAATATTAACACCCATGCAAAGCCCCAGTCATTCAAGGAGAGGTCAGCATGCTCCCACTCTTGTCAAACTTCTTGCCTTTTGATAACGCTGCAACCTGTTTGAGGAGCTCTCTGTTTTTtgcctgaaaaaaaaaagatgaaaaatatCCCTTATATTTGTAAGCTTTCCAGgtacccttcagatgttttggagaaTTTGCAACTTCCAAAATTCACTGCATGTTGAataatccaaaacatttaaaGGAAACTGGGCTAGAAAAAAGCACTCTGCATTATTGCACACTGCCAGGCACTGAGAAAATATTTTGTTCCAATGATTTCAGTACTGAAAGTGCAATTTTTATgtgaagctgctttgagtctcattcgGGAGAGATCAAGTGgggaataaataataacaatttttctGCTTGGGTCTCAGCTTGAAATTAACTTGCATTAATGATACTTGTTAAGATTGTAACAGCCGTTCATACCCTTTCTTCAGTTGTCTTACCTGCACAGGATAATGTCTGGATTCCAAACAGACTTCTCAAACCTAAACTAGGTTTCATCCAAGAGATTTGGAACACATATATACTCATTTAAACAGTATGTTTTCACATCCTATTGCACATAGTTTCAAAATTGGCTTCACCTAATAGGCtagtgtttgaaaaaaaatgtgttcaAAGCTCTTTTGATCCAACAGAACTCATTAGATCACTTTGTCAATCTTGAACCAGAACTAAATTTTGCTCAAAACATCCATAATAAAAGTAGTGCCCAAAATACTAGTGTTCGTACTTAATTTTTATTTGCTAATCCAGTGGTCATAATGATGCCCACATTAGTTTGCTAAAATTAGGTCCCTAAGTGAAGTACTTTATATACATTAGGCAATTAAACAGCAAGGAATGCGTATGGGAGATGTAAGGGGCAAATTAGGGGAAATTACCATATATTAGTCTTGGGATCTCTGTGTCACCTCAGATTATTTCACTGAATAAACTGTTCAATCTGAAACCAGACAGCAGACCCAATTTCACTTCTAGATGCAACACTGGGATGCAACACTACATTTAGACCAGggatggacaaactttggccctccgggtgttttcaacttcaactcccacaattcctaacagcctactggctgttagaaattgtgagagttgaagtccaaaacacctcaagggcTGAAGGTTGCCCATGTCTTTTAGACTATGTTGGTATCACAAGAAGGTATGCCAGATTTAAAATGCTGACTTCATAACCAAATGTTTGCCCTTATGCGAGGAATTCCTGGTCCCAAATTATTCTCTCTGAAATGCTGTACCTGTAATGAAATTTACCTGTAACTGTTCCACAGTCTCCTTATGAGCTCTCTCCATACTATTCATCTTTGTTCTCAAATTTGATTCCTGATACTGAAAATCAGCCTTGAGCTCTGTCAACTAAGAAAAAGAGTTGAGATCTTTATCCATATGCGCACACTCTCTCAGGGTGAAAATGTTAAAGGCAAATCATATAGTTTTCTCTGTTGGTTTGAAGAccagtaaaaaacaacaacatatagcaTGGATATTGTATTTATGCAAGTAAAATATGCAGATTATATTTCTATAACACTGTAAAATTTGCTTAGTATTCTtccttatctactcacattttttgtGGTAAAGACTTTAATTATGTAAATGAtggggaccagggttcaaatccctgctttgccatggaaatccactgattTTCCTTCAGCAAAAGTCACATtttgcttcagaggaaggcaaagatatCCACACACTTGAAAAACCCCTTGCTAAGATAAACCCCAGGATAGGGCTTCCTTGGGGTAGCCTATATGTCAGAATGACTTAAAGgaatacaacaacaaaacttgttgataggaatatataaagcatTAGCACTTTCAAAATAAGACATCAAAGATTTAGGATAGCACTGGTTCTTAGGTTTCAGTGTGTGAAGGTTTAAAGATAGACTAACTTTTCACCTCTAATCACTAAAAGATGGCTGATGTGGGAGGTTTTGATCAATCAAAGTAGTgtactcgtgtgtgtgtgtgtttttttttggggggggggggattctacaTCCTTTCTCCATGCTGTTCGTATagctctttctcctttctctgaCCAAAAGGCAGAAGGAAACCCACTTAAAATGATTTCTGGATTCATGTAAATTTGACACATTTCTTTTGCACATGGAACATTTGCATAAACTAAATCATTGAGGTTTTTACCTTTTTATCTTTTTCCAGAATAGTTTGATCTCTTTGCTGCAAGAGACGTTTCAATGACATAACTTCTTCTTTCAACTGACTTATGAGGACAAAATTGTCAGTCCCGCCACTGTCTGCTGACTGATTTATAGAACTACTGTAAAAGTGAGAAAGTTGAGACAATGAGAAAAACACAACTGGTATGTATTTAAAGCTAACACCTTCCCAAATATCCATAACAGATATGATACACTTGACAGGAGTTGATCAGGCTGGAAAATTGGCTTCGTAATGGCACACATTAATATACTTGCTAAAACTGAATTAAACAGCTTTCAAAGAATCAAATACTTGCTGATTAAAGCAGTCATCTTATATATCAGTTCCGACAAATGTATGGAGCCTTCAGCATTCTACTTTCTTAATTTATCAAGcccagtctcagaagaaggcaagagcaaaccccttctgaacaaatgttgaAAGAAAACCATTGCTAGGTTCTTATAGGTCAGAAactacctgaaggcacacaaacaaAACTCCACTTTGTTGAACCAATAGTTTATTAATCAAAATTGGAAAAACCTGTAAGGAAGATTACATTCTTTACCTATCTCCATTAGATGGCTTGGATTCcattttgggttttttctttGGAGTTTCATTCTGAATAGCTGCAGAGGATTTATGGCTGAAAAACACAAAATGCAATCTCATAGAATATGTGATTATGTTTAGACAAAATATATATCATATAGATTTCTAAATAATTTGACCACTATTTAATAGAAGGGCAGTACACTTCCTATATGTGGACCACATACTCCTGTGAAAGCGGTCTCTGAAAGTGATACCAGTGGAGACTTCTCATAAAGGCGATCTGCGATAGAGAGGGGCATTTGCAAGTAGGGGGAAATGCTGGTATGAAATAGTTAAATGTCACTTATACTACAAACTCCTTGAATTTCCATGGCAATTTCTAATCTCCTATCTGGGCAGCAATTAGGAAGTTATGGAAGCATTATATAAAACCTTCcttgatagtaaaaaaaaaaaaaaatggtggtggtggtggtggggggggttgCCTGTTTTTTGGTCTCCCTGAATTCTGAGAAAGTTCTGCTAGCATTATCTCCATGGGAGGATGAGGACTTTGGACTGAAAAATATTATCTTATCACTGATGTGTATCAACAGCTGTCCTTTTCAATAAATATGTATATCTGTATCAGCACTTACCTCTGTTTCCACAATCCCTGATCTTGTTCTGGACTCAGACTGCTGATTCTGAAACATAAAATGTGCAACAATGACACCCAAGCATGGATTGCATAGTAAATATTTACTACTTTTCCACCAGATCTTTCCCTCTCTGCCCATAAAAATATAATCAAtgcaaagaaatatatatttaaaatcttaCTGTTGCTAACTGCTATCAAGGCAATTTTGACATATGCTGATCCCATGAAGGAGAGACCTTCGAGCCACCCTATCACCAAAAATCCTGTTTAGGTCTTGTACAATAAGAACCATGGCTTTCCTGACTGGGCCTATCCATCCAGAATGCAGTCTTTATCTTTCCTTACTGTCTTCTACCTAACTAAGCATCattgtattttctagtgagtcatgtattCTTGAGTACAGGTTTGCTTAAGGCAATGAAATGTTTGGGCAGACCCATTTTATTAAGACCAATCAAAAGTTTTTAATAATCCATACAATTATTATATAATCTATATAGAATAGGCtggttttgttttgaaattctCTGATGTGCTTTTCCACTGTCCAATCTAAGTTGCCATATGATCCTTAgtgcctcttcctttcctgaatCTAGTTTAGACATCTGGCATTGCTAACTTCACATATGGTGAGATTCTGTTGTAGAATTTCGAACATCACTTTGCTTGGTAAATTAATGCAATGATCCTTCGGTGACTGCAATCCCTGGTGTCCACTTTCTTGGGGACTGAAATGTGTATTGTATTAAGTCTCCAAAATCATCAGGAACAAATAATAGTGGAATCTTTAAGTATGGCATGGTTGCTTAGATTTGATAGGCCAAATGCCCCATTTAGCTTACTTAAGCTCCTACACAAAACTCCATGTCCCAGCTTCAACCTAGGTAAAGTCCTATCAACAAGCCTCAGAAATATCTGAAGACATGTGAGGCCTTCATCTAGCTAAAGCCAAGGAGGTCTAGCTTTGTCTTCTCCCTAAATAGGAGAGAGGCTTAGAATCCATGAAATCTGCCTTGGATTTGAAAAGAAGATATGATATACAAATAAGTACAATGTTGAGAACCAACAGGGAATGCTCTTGGTTAATGCAATCAAATTTCTCAGAGTGCATGAACTCTTTCACCACAGTGCATCTgtttaaaatttgaaaatattaagTATATATTATTCCTGTGAGAAGACAAAACATTATTTTGTCTTAAGAGCCACAAATGGCAACAAAGTTCCACGAAGTTTCATAGCACTTACTTGTGATGCCCGCTGCTGTGgcggtggtgatgatgatgacggtgatgatggtggtgtttCAAATGATGCTGGTCTTTCTCAGTGAGAGTTGTGGAGGATGAATTTGACTGTGAAGACCCTAAGCTCTTCCGTTGCTCCTTGGTCTTCTGCAGCACTCTTTTGTAGGACAGAGTACAGAGCCAACACAACAGCTTCCCATCAACCTTTTGGGAAATCATTCACAGCAAATTATGTTACACGTACTCAGTGCTAAAAAGACACACAACAGCCAGAATAAAATTATCAAATACTACTGCtgtcatttccccccccccccccacaaaaatgtCAATATTAACTAATTAAATATATAGCAAACATCAGCATCACAGTAAGCATTTTGAACTCTCCTCTGAAAACTGGAGAAAGCTCTATGCATATTTGTTTTGGGCAGGCCATGATGGATGCTTTGGACAGAATTCATTTTGTAGATAGAATGCCCTTCCATCCCACAAAGTCTCCCAATGGAAGGTGGGGAGTTAATTTTCTccattcattctctctcttttgcttCAAAGTTCACTTTCTGCACTATTTCAGAGAACTTCTCAGCGATCCAATGCAGATCTTCAGACGCAGAATAGAAAATGAGACGTTTTCCCACCTCTCATTAGCAACCGCTCAGAGTTCCAGGGACAAAATTCATTGCATCTACTCTCTAGACTGTTGACCCGATTTCCTAATATGGCATAGTTCTTCTTAGGTTTGAAAGATATAACTAAGATCAACTCAACAAGTTGCTACACAGATCTTTGATAACAATTTTGATAACAATTTACCATGTCTGGAAGCAAAGTTCTTAGTTCACATTAATGGAGGGATCTTCAACATTCAGTATTATATCCCTTGGGACAGATTCCAGCTCTAGAGAAACTGTCTAAACTATGACACTTTTACTAAAGTTTTACTAAAGAGATCCAAGGTACATGGTACAGTAATTTATTGGTTCTAATGAGCACCTGAGTAAGAAACTATCCTAGAAGTCTGCTTTAAGTTCCAAATGTTTATAGTAGTGTGCTCCCTTAAAGGCAGCTGTTCAGAATATACACTAGTGTTTTTGCCACTAATAATTTATAGCCCctaaatgtagatggggcctaagtttgATTTAAAGTGTTAGTAGAGTTCAAAGTATCATTTCCATACAAAAATTTAATAGCAACAAGACAAGCACAtacctttcttcttccctcctctTT is a window from the Anolis carolinensis isolate JA03-04 chromosome 3, rAnoCar3.1.pri, whole genome shotgun sequence genome containing:
- the fam76b gene encoding protein FAM76B yields the protein MAATSGASGAASAGAAAATTTTVAAAPALYACTKCTQRYPFEELSQGQQLCKECRIAHPMVKCTYCRSEFQQESKTNTICKKCAQNVKQFGTPKPCQYCNIIAAFIGTKCQRCTNSEKKYGPPQTCEQCKQQCAFDRKEEGRRKVDGKLLCWLCTLSYKRVLQKTKEQRKSLGSSQSNSSSTTLTEKDQHHLKHHHHHRHHHHHRHSSGHHKISSLSPEQDQGLWKQSHKSSAAIQNETPKKKPKMESKPSNGDSSSINQSADSGGTDNFVLISQLKEEVMSLKRLLQQRDQTILEKDKKLTELKADFQYQESNLRTKMNSMERAHKETVEQLQAKNRELLKQVAALSKGKKFDKSGSMLTSP